The following proteins are co-located in the Microcystis wesenbergii NRERC-220 genome:
- a CDS encoding DUF29 domain-containing protein: MTASYEQDFGLWAEQMADLLASGRFAELDIENLVEEVRDLSKRERDRLLASLRLILHHLLKWDYQPQRRSRSWLGTIQRERANIRLYLDDSPSLKGYLTDESLFKLYAVACCDAFRETGLEFPPVCPYGIENILNRSLHLSER, encoded by the coding sequence ATGACGGCATCCTATGAGCAAGACTTTGGACTTTGGGCCGAACAAATGGCCGATTTATTAGCCTCTGGTCGGTTTGCCGAGTTGGATATTGAGAATTTAGTCGAAGAGGTGCGGGATTTGTCGAAACGGGAGCGCGATCGCTTACTCGCTAGTCTAAGATTAATTTTGCATCATTTATTAAAGTGGGACTATCAACCTCAACGGCGATCCCGCAGTTGGCTGGGAACTATTCAACGAGAACGGGCTAATATTAGGCTCTATTTGGACGATAGCCCCAGTTTAAAGGGATATTTAACCGATGAAAGCCTATTTAAACTCTATGCTGTTGCTTGTTGCGATGCCTTTAGAGAGACGGGATTAGAGTTTCCACCCGTTTGTCCCTACGGCATTGAGAATATTTTAAATCGTTCTCTTCATTTGTCGGAACGATAA
- a CDS encoding sugar ABC transporter substrate-binding protein, whose amino-acid sequence MQSLMLRVKTAWRSKKLRRIISLLLLFILMPIFLYACFSDLPNQSSEQRQGTLLVWYPEEGNLTKLLGLVLQEFRKLNPQVTILEQAIPIDEIPELFFKQSQSGLGASVILIFSKNIPRLVSQGVLKEIDQKNLDLSIYYPPTLKQVSYQGKIYGIPLGSRTNVLCYNQRKLQVSTDPLLKQPPSSLGGLVERARKGYSVGMVSSFEDTFWGMAIFGGYLWDDQGRLQPRLDGWAKWLEWLKFASSQPNFILNRQRELLHDAFARGRLTYYVCNSIEIADLKNSLKDDLRVALLPQETQGKAAPILYTRVMVFNRNNSDNENSLGLALGKFFTNPEQQLQAITQTESFIPTNRRVQIEGNLLPIESVLLQQSQNAVAVPLDDWEKLNQILEQGEFWYERVIAGEISPSAAAQKLTLYIQSGLDQ is encoded by the coding sequence ATGCAATCCCTAATGCTCAGAGTTAAAACTGCTTGGAGAAGTAAAAAACTAAGGAGAATTATATCGCTCCTATTGCTTTTTATCTTGATGCCAATTTTTCTTTATGCTTGTTTTAGTGATCTTCCTAACCAATCATCGGAGCAACGGCAAGGAACCCTTTTGGTTTGGTATCCAGAAGAGGGAAATTTAACTAAATTATTAGGTCTCGTTTTGCAAGAGTTTAGAAAATTAAATCCGCAGGTGACAATTCTTGAACAAGCTATTCCTATCGATGAGATACCCGAACTTTTTTTTAAACAATCTCAAAGCGGATTAGGTGCGAGTGTTATTCTAATTTTTTCGAAAAATATACCCAGATTAGTATCCCAAGGGGTACTGAAGGAAATTGACCAGAAAAATCTAGATTTATCTATTTATTATCCCCCGACGCTGAAACAAGTTAGCTATCAAGGAAAAATCTATGGCATTCCTTTAGGTTCTCGTACTAATGTACTGTGTTATAATCAAAGAAAATTACAAGTTAGTACCGATCCGCTGCTGAAGCAACCTCCCAGCAGTTTAGGGGGATTAGTGGAACGTGCGCGCAAAGGCTATTCTGTGGGGATGGTGTCCTCTTTTGAAGATACTTTTTGGGGAATGGCAATTTTTGGCGGCTATTTGTGGGATGATCAGGGTCGGCTGCAACCTCGCTTAGATGGTTGGGCAAAATGGCTAGAATGGCTAAAATTTGCCTCGTCACAGCCTAATTTTATCCTCAATCGTCAACGGGAATTACTTCATGATGCCTTTGCTAGAGGCCGCTTAACCTATTATGTGTGTAATTCTATTGAAATTGCCGATTTAAAAAATAGCCTAAAAGATGATCTCAGAGTCGCTTTACTTCCCCAAGAAACTCAAGGTAAAGCAGCACCAATTCTCTATACACGGGTGATGGTATTTAATCGCAACAATAGTGATAATGAAAATAGTTTGGGATTAGCTTTAGGAAAATTTTTCACTAATCCCGAACAACAATTACAAGCAATCACCCAAACAGAAAGTTTTATTCCCACTAATCGACGGGTACAGATCGAAGGAAATTTGCTACCGATCGAATCGGTATTATTACAACAATCTCAAAATGCCGTGGCAGTTCCTCTGGATGATTGGGAAAAGTTGAATCAAATTTTAGAACAAGGAGAATTTTGGTATGAAAGAGTGATCGCTGGTGAAATATCTCCCTCAGCAGCAGCCCAAAAACTGACACTTTATATTCAATCAGGTCTTGATCAGTAA
- a CDS encoding chloride channel protein, translated as MANDKPQPLLTRIGRWAVAGLLGGLIGSLAAVLLTQAIKQTLDIASRLDSVWRLLLPLVGVTLAVLVLFGLGRGQPVQTLAPRGATSSGRWGSLMDWYSFPHDIARADLTGDVVNASGAEERFPWNLAPLRALAILSTVGLGAPMGTESPAAHIGVATGTWLGSTNPALGQLVRPLAIGGGAASVSALMGIPLVGSFFMFELSQRRQVPITPERVAAMLAGGLVGWGVNAAFKLQLIRLVVPQVAPTDFGDAVGATLLIGLVVGTITALTGEAIYWARGLRDRPATRLLIGGLVMLFLAIVIGQVATPAAAFGPGGAAIVWAENIETTPYHLLAVALLRAAATTAAVLAGGCGGVFVPFLAIGDLSGRVFATTFEISGDLAGAAGAAAGIAGGYRLPLTAVAMVLGVGGPGAAQLTCLATVVVAALSGLVAARAANQLSSSLRAMIR; from the coding sequence ATGGCAAATGATAAACCACAACCTCTGTTAACTAGGATAGGCCGCTGGGCTGTTGCTGGTCTGCTCGGCGGTTTGATCGGCTCTCTGGCTGCGGTACTGCTGACCCAGGCGATCAAGCAAACCCTCGATATTGCCTCTAGACTGGATAGCGTTTGGCGACTGCTGCTGCCTCTGGTGGGCGTTACCTTAGCAGTGCTAGTCCTGTTTGGACTGGGTAGGGGGCAACCCGTGCAGACCTTAGCTCCCCGGGGGGCGACTTCCTCTGGCCGCTGGGGTTCTCTCATGGACTGGTACTCCTTCCCCCATGACATTGCTCGCGCCGATTTGACCGGTGACGTGGTCAACGCATCCGGTGCCGAAGAGCGCTTCCCCTGGAATCTAGCCCCCTTGCGCGCCCTAGCCATCCTCTCCACTGTTGGGCTGGGGGCGCCCATGGGAACAGAATCACCAGCGGCTCATATTGGCGTGGCGACGGGAACCTGGTTAGGTAGCACAAATCCAGCCCTGGGTCAACTGGTGCGGCCGCTGGCCATCGGCGGCGGTGCGGCCAGTGTTTCTGCCCTGATGGGAATCCCTCTGGTGGGCAGCTTCTTTATGTTTGAGTTGAGTCAGCGACGCCAGGTTCCGATCACCCCGGAGCGAGTGGCGGCGATGTTAGCCGGGGGACTGGTGGGATGGGGAGTCAACGCTGCCTTTAAGCTGCAACTGATCCGGCTGGTCGTGCCGCAGGTTGCCCCGACTGACTTCGGGGATGCGGTGGGTGCCACTTTGTTGATCGGATTGGTCGTCGGCACGATTACAGCCCTCACCGGTGAGGCGATCTACTGGGCCAGAGGCTTGCGGGACAGGCCCGCCACTCGTCTCCTGATCGGTGGCCTGGTGATGCTATTCTTGGCGATCGTGATCGGACAGGTGGCGACCCCCGCAGCGGCTTTTGGACCAGGGGGAGCCGCTATCGTCTGGGCCGAAAACATTGAAACGACTCCTTATCACCTGTTGGCGGTAGCTCTGCTCCGGGCTGCCGCCACCACCGCTGCCGTTTTAGCCGGGGGCTGTGGTGGCGTGTTTGTCCCTTTTCTGGCGATCGGCGACCTCAGTGGCCGGGTGTTCGCAACCACCTTTGAGATTTCGGGGGATCTGGCCGGTGCGGCGGGGGCAGCAGCCGGTATTGCTGGCGGCTATCGCCTACCTTTGACCGCCGTGGCGATGGTACTGGGGGTAGGGGGTCCGGGGGCGGCCCAGCTAACCTGCCTTGCTACAGTGGTCGTCGCCGCCCTTTCGGGATTGGTGGCCGCACGGGCAGCCAATCAACTCTCCAGTTCCCTGCGGGCAATGATCCGCTAG